From a region of the Synechococcus sp. RS9916 genome:
- a CDS encoding sigma-70 family RNA polymerase sigma factor: MQRLTTARNRRVRASLELVTPIALHYARIARQDKDDLIQVGRLGLIKAAGLYQNAFQVPFSAFARPHIRGAILHYLRDSVGLVRLPRRVQERAQRLLKQQGQTAQFLQHQVSPSDLQLVEDYRQRGGWQPLSESERQTIPTIDGWTASEIAVEERDQAIRRYWQRLPVMEQRCVQAVVLEGQSLRVTAQSLGTSAMTVQRRVKTALSILSRQCRNEGLLT; the protein is encoded by the coding sequence ATGCAAAGGCTCACAACAGCTCGAAATCGTCGCGTCAGAGCTTCACTGGAATTGGTGACACCGATTGCCTTGCACTACGCACGGATCGCCAGACAAGACAAGGATGATCTGATTCAAGTGGGGCGGCTCGGACTGATCAAGGCTGCAGGCCTCTACCAAAACGCTTTTCAGGTTCCCTTCAGTGCTTTTGCCAGGCCCCACATCCGTGGGGCGATCCTTCACTACCTCCGCGACAGCGTTGGTTTAGTGCGTCTGCCTCGACGCGTTCAAGAGCGTGCTCAGAGGTTGCTCAAGCAGCAGGGCCAAACCGCACAGTTCCTTCAACACCAGGTCAGCCCCTCAGACCTGCAGCTTGTCGAGGACTACCGCCAACGTGGCGGATGGCAACCGCTGAGCGAAAGCGAACGACAAACCATCCCCACAATCGATGGCTGGACAGCCAGCGAGATCGCAGTCGAGGAACGAGACCAAGCGATAAGGAGGTATTGGCAACGCCTGCCGGTCATGGAACAACGCTGTGTTCAAGCCGTCGTTCTGGAAGGGCAGAGTTTGCGGGTCACCGCTCAGTCGCTGGGGACCAGCGCGATGACCGTGCAACGAAGGGTGAAAACGGCCTTAAGCATCCTGTCCAGACAATGCAGGAACGAGGGACTCCTGACCTGA
- a CDS encoding ATP adenylyltransferase: MVLECYEQEALARSASALQLGALHPLKTTRCNLPDPNSSSQFELRALESDLPKHLRPSGPKPNPFLPWDPRLEVAQVGPDHALILNKYPVQLGHMLLVTRQWAAQGDWLQAEDFQALATVDQRTSGLWFFNSGPDAGASQPHRHIQLLPRSDVASICPREPWFLERLAAMESSQRDHSRLEKAVCVHERDIKEPDQAGHLMALYRQMSQELGLGDPSHDQKPLAAYNLLLTRRWIALVRRLRDGCHGFSINALGFAGYLLTTQVSDQHWLNTHGPEQLLESVIEPFRDFSVAANG, encoded by the coding sequence ATGGTCCTTGAGTGTTACGAGCAAGAGGCACTGGCGCGCAGTGCATCAGCTCTGCAGCTGGGTGCCCTTCACCCTTTGAAAACCACCCGATGTAATCTCCCGGATCCCAATAGCTCGTCGCAGTTCGAGCTCAGGGCATTGGAGTCCGATCTGCCGAAGCATCTGCGGCCATCAGGTCCTAAACCCAATCCGTTTCTTCCCTGGGATCCCCGACTGGAAGTGGCTCAGGTTGGACCTGACCACGCACTGATTCTCAACAAATACCCCGTCCAGCTTGGTCACATGCTGCTGGTCACACGCCAATGGGCGGCTCAGGGTGACTGGCTTCAAGCTGAAGACTTTCAAGCACTTGCCACAGTCGATCAGCGAACCAGCGGACTTTGGTTTTTCAACAGTGGTCCGGATGCTGGGGCGAGCCAACCCCATCGCCACATCCAATTGCTTCCGCGCAGCGACGTTGCATCGATCTGTCCGCGCGAACCATGGTTTTTGGAACGCTTGGCCGCCATGGAAAGCTCCCAACGCGACCACTCTCGCCTTGAGAAAGCGGTCTGTGTTCATGAACGTGACATCAAAGAGCCGGATCAAGCCGGACATCTGATGGCTCTGTATCGGCAGATGAGCCAAGAGCTGGGTCTGGGAGATCCTTCACACGACCAGAAGCCCCTAGCTGCCTACAACCTGTTGTTGACCCGTCGATGGATTGCGCTCGTGCGACGGCTGCGGGATGGGTGCCATGGCTTCAGCATCAATGCGCTGGGTTTTGCTGGCTATCTGTTGACCACACAGGTCTCTGATCAGCACTGGCTTAACACCCATGGCCCCGAGCAATTGCTGGAGAGCGTGATCGAGCCATTCCGTGATTTCTCTGTTGCTGCGAACGGCTGA